The Coffea arabica cultivar ET-39 chromosome 1e, Coffea Arabica ET-39 HiFi, whole genome shotgun sequence genome has a window encoding:
- the LOC113709041 gene encoding actin-depolymerizing factor 1 isoform X1: protein MANAASGMAVHDDCKLKFLELKAKRTYRFIVFKIEEKQKQVIVEKVGEPGQGYEDFAASLPADECRYAVFDFDFVTAENCQKSRIFFIAWSPDTSKVRSKMIYASSKDRFKRELDGIQVELQATDPTEMGLDVFKSRAN from the exons ATG GCTAATGCAGCATCAGGTATGGCTGTGCATGATGattgtaaattaaaatttttggaGTTGAAGGCAAAAAGGACGTACAGATTTATAGTATTCAAGATTGAGGAGAAGCAGAAGCAGGTAATTGTGGAAAAGGTTGGTGAGCCTGGTCAAGGCTACGAGGACTTTGCTGCTAGCCTTCCTGCTGATGAGTGTCGGTATGCGGTTTTTGATTTCGATTTTGTGACTGCAGAGAATTGCCAAAAGAGCAGGATTTTCTTTATTGCCTG GTCTCCGGATACATCAAAAGTGCGAAGCAAAATGATCTATGCAAGCTCCAAAGACAGGTTTAAGAGGGAATTGGATGGTATCCAGGTAGAGCTGCAAGCAACTGATCCAACTGAAATGGGTCTTGATGTTTTCAAGAGTCGTGCCAACTGA
- the LOC140004131 gene encoding uncharacterized protein isoform X1, translating to MKHRLRLGLRRRLCRPFSSIPIPRPNQISVFQTPQKTTVDDDEKFISILNDIVRGKESWKSAFTNPSISAHLKPHHVEKVLISNLHDSRLALRFFNFLGLHKNFHHSTTSFCILVHSLVSSNLYWPASSLIQTLLQRNLNPSLIFEHFYNCYRILSFSSSSGFDLLIQSYVQNKRALDSLVIVKLMRECKLVPEIRTLNAVLNGLIRIRRFEMVLELFDDVIGGLGLRPDVYMCTALVRSLCELKDFKRAEEMVSWVENGGCELNVVMYNVLINGLCKNGRILRAVEIKNSLSANGLGADSITYCTLILGFSKVREFGVAKELINEMVELGFVPSEAAVSSVVDGMRRNGEIAGAYDLVCKMGRLGIVPNLFVYNALMNSLCKDGKLDEAESLFVRMEERGLLPNNITYSVIIGSLSKCGKLDTASSILAKMLNAGVEVSVYPYNSLISGQCKLGKLSAAESLFNEMINKGLTPTVVTYTSLIDGYCKEGEVHKALRIYHEMTGKGISPNTYTFTVLISGFCHANLMGEATKLFNLMVEMNVIPNEVTYNVLIQGHCKDGNTARAFELLVEMVKKGLLPDTYTYRPLISGLCLAGRVTEAREFFDNIHRKHCKLNEMCFSALLHGYCKEGRLKDALKACREMVESGIHMDLICYAVLICGTLKQHDADKLLCVMKEMHDQGLKPDDVIYTSMIDAYGKAGDVKTALGYWDIMVHENCIPNIVTYTVMINGLCKAGLIDKAENLCKEMLASGLIPNQITYGCFLDQLTREGCMVKAMELHNAMVRGSLANIVTYNILIRGLCKFGQIQEAAKTLAEMIDNGISPDCISYSTIMHEYYSRRDFQGALRIWEAMLNRGVKPDRVAYNIVIYGCCIAGKMAKAFQLLDEMRRGRVERKQAINLIGKFSPVTCD from the coding sequence ATGAAACACCGTCTCCGCCTTGGTCTCCGTCGCCGTCTCTGCCGTCCCTTCTCATCAATCCCGATTCCAAGACCCAACCAAATATCTGTATTCCAAACCCCCCAGAAAACAACCGTTGATGATGACGAAAAATTCATTTCTATCTTAAACGACATCGTGCGAGGCAAGGAGAGCTGGAAATCCGCCTTCACCAACCCCTCCATCTCAGCTCACCTGAAGCCTCACCACGTTGAAAAAGTCCTCATTTCCAATCTCCACGACTCGAGGTTAGCTCTCcgcttcttcaatttcttgggcCTCCACAAGAATTTCCACCACTCAACTACGTCGTTTTGTATCCTCGTCCACTCTTTAGTTAGTTCCAATCTTTATTGGCCTGCCTCTTCGCTTATACAAACCCTTTTGCAGAGAAATTTAAATCCCTCGTTAATTTTTGAGCATTTTTATAATTGTTATAGAATATTGAGTTTTTCTTCTAGTTCGGGGTTTGATTTGTTAATTCAaagttatgttcaaaataaaagagcttTGGATAGTTTAGTGATCGTGAAGCTGATGAGGGAGTGTAAGTTAGTGCCTGAGATTAGGACTTTGAATGCAGTTTTGAATGGTTTAATTCGAATTAGGCGGTTTGAGATGGTTCTTGAGTTGTTTGATGATGTTATAGGCGGACTGGGGCTTCGgcctgatgtatatatgtgtacGGCGTTGGTTAGGAGTTTATGTGAGTTGAAGGATTTCAAAAGAGCTGAAGAGATGGTGAGTTGGGTTGAAAATGGTGGTTGTGAATTGAATGTTGTTATGTATAATGTCTTGATTAACGGGTTGTGTAAGAATGGGAGAATTTTGCGTGCAGTTGAGATTAAGAATTCGTTGAGCGCCAACGGCTTGGGAGCTGATTCCATTACATACTGCACGCTTATATTGGGTTTTTCTAAAGTGCGTGAGTTTGGGGTTGCAAAGGAGTTAATAAATGAGATGGTGGAGTTGGGGTTTGTTCCCAGTGAGGCTGCTGTGTCGAGTGTTGTTGATGGGATGAGAAGGAATGGTGAGATTGCAGGGGCTTACGACTTGGTTTGTAAAATGGGGAGACTTGGGATAGTGCCTAACTTGTTTGTATACAATGCTTTGATGAATTCTTTGTGTAAAGATGGGAAATTGGATGAAGCAGAGTCACTTTTTGTGAGAATGGAAGAAAGGGGGTTGCTTCCAAATAATATAACTTATTCTGTTATCATAGGCTCGCTTAGCAAATGTGGGAAATTGGATACAGCATCTAGCATCTTGGCCAAAATGCTTAATGCTGGGGTAGAAGTATCCGTGTATCCTTATAATTCTTTGATTAGCGGACAATGCAAGTTGGGAAAATTAAGTGCTGCAGAGTCTTTGTTTAATGAAATGATCAATAAAGGACTGACTCCGACTGTTGTAACCTATACATCGTTGATAGATGGCTACTGCAAGGAAGGAGAAGTTCACAAGGCTTTGAGGATTTATCATGAAATGACTGGAAAAGGAATTTCACCAAATACTTATACCTTCACTGTGCTTATTTCTGGCTTCTGCCATGCAAATCTGATGGGGGAAGCAACTAAGTTATTTAATTTGATGGTGGAAATGAATGTTATTCCTAATGAAGTTACTTATAATGTCTTGATTCAGGGGCACTGCAAGGATGGAAACACAGCAAGGGCCTTTGAGTTGCTTGTTGAGATGGTGAAAAAGGGTCTTTTACCTGATACATATACTTATAGGCCTCTGATAAGTGGCCTTTGTCTGGCAGGTAGAGTAACTGAAGCCAGAGAATTCTTTGACAACATCCATCGGAAGCATTGCAAGCTAAACGAGATGTGCTTTTCTGCCCTTCTGCATGGTTACTGTAAGGAAGGAAGGTTGAAGGATGCACTGAAAGCCTGTCGGGAAATGGTGGAAAGTGGAATACACATGGACCTTATATGTTATGCTGTACTTATATGTGGAACTTTAAAACAGCATGATGCTGATAAATTATTGTGTGTTATGAAGGAGATGCACGACCAGGGATTGAAGCCTGATGATGTAATTTACACAAGCATGATTGATGCATATGGTAAAGCTGGAGATGTAAAGACTGCGTTGGGATATTGGGACATAATGGTACATGAAAACTGCATTCCAAATATTGTGACGTATACTGTAATGATTAATGGTCTGTGTAAGGCAGGATTGATTGACAAGGCTGAGAATCTTTGTAAAGAAATGCTAGCTAGTGGTCTGATTCCTAATCAGATTACTTATGGTTGCTTCCTTGATCAGCTCACTAGAGAAGGGTGCATGGTGAAAGCAATGGAACTACACAATGCAATGGTCAGAGGTTCTCTAGCAAACATCGTCACGTACAACATATTAATTCGGGGTTTATGCAAGTTTGGCCAAATTCAAGAAGCTGCTAAGACCTTGGCTGAAATGATAGACAATGGTATTTCACCTGATTGCATTAGCTATTCGACAATCATGCATGAGTACTACAGCAGAAGGGATTTCCAAGGAGCTTTAAGGATATGGGAAGCCATGCTGAATAGGGGTGTAAAACCTGATAGAGTAGCTTATAATATCGTCATATATGGGTGCTGTATCGCTGGTAAGATGGCCAAAGCTTTTCAATTGCTCGATGAAATGAGAAGAGGACGTGTGGAGCGAAAGCAGGCAATAAACTTGATTGGGAAGTTCAGTCCAGTCACATGTGACTAG
- the LOC140004131 gene encoding uncharacterized protein isoform X2: MKHRLRLGLRRRLCRPFSSIPIPRPNQISVFQTPQKTTVDDDEKFISILNDIVRGKESWKSAFTNPSISAHLKPHHVEKVLISNLHDSRLALRFFNFLGLHKNFHHSTTSFCILVHSLVSSNLYWPASSLIQTLLQRNLNPSLIFEHFYNCYRILSFSSSSGFDLLIQSYVQNKRALDSLVIVKLMRECKLVPEIRTLNAVLNGLIRIRRFEMVLELFDDVIGGLGLRPDVYMCTALVRSLCELKDFKRAEEMVSWVENGGCELNVVMYNVLINGLCKNGRILRAVEIKNSLSANGLGADSITYCTLILGFSKVREFGVAKELINEMVELGFVPSEAAVSSVVDGMRRNGEIAGAYDLVCKMGRLGIVPNLFVYNALMNSLCKDGKLDEAESLFVRMEERGLLPNNITYSVIIGSLSKCGKLDTASSILAKMLNAGVEVSVYPYNSLISGQCKLGKLSAAESLFNEMINKGLTPTVVTYTSLIDGYCKEGEVHKALRIYHEMTGKGISPNTYTFTVLISGFCHANLMGEATKLFNLMVEMNVIPNEVTYNVLIQGHCKDGNTARAFELLVEMVKKGLLPDTYTYRPLISGLCLAGRVTEAREFFDNIHRKHCKLNEMCFSALLHGYCKEGRLKDALKACREMVESGIHMDLICYAVLICGTLKQHDADKLLCVMKEMHDQGLKPDDVIYTSMIDAYGKAGDVKTALGYWDIMLTREGCMVKAMELHNAMVRGSLANIVTYNILIRGLCKFGQIQEAAKTLAEMIDNGISPDCISYSTIMHEYYSRRDFQGALRIWEAMLNRGVKPDRVAYNIVIYGCCIAGKMAKAFQLLDEMRRGRVERKQAINLIGKFSPVTCD, from the exons ATGAAACACCGTCTCCGCCTTGGTCTCCGTCGCCGTCTCTGCCGTCCCTTCTCATCAATCCCGATTCCAAGACCCAACCAAATATCTGTATTCCAAACCCCCCAGAAAACAACCGTTGATGATGACGAAAAATTCATTTCTATCTTAAACGACATCGTGCGAGGCAAGGAGAGCTGGAAATCCGCCTTCACCAACCCCTCCATCTCAGCTCACCTGAAGCCTCACCACGTTGAAAAAGTCCTCATTTCCAATCTCCACGACTCGAGGTTAGCTCTCcgcttcttcaatttcttgggcCTCCACAAGAATTTCCACCACTCAACTACGTCGTTTTGTATCCTCGTCCACTCTTTAGTTAGTTCCAATCTTTATTGGCCTGCCTCTTCGCTTATACAAACCCTTTTGCAGAGAAATTTAAATCCCTCGTTAATTTTTGAGCATTTTTATAATTGTTATAGAATATTGAGTTTTTCTTCTAGTTCGGGGTTTGATTTGTTAATTCAaagttatgttcaaaataaaagagcttTGGATAGTTTAGTGATCGTGAAGCTGATGAGGGAGTGTAAGTTAGTGCCTGAGATTAGGACTTTGAATGCAGTTTTGAATGGTTTAATTCGAATTAGGCGGTTTGAGATGGTTCTTGAGTTGTTTGATGATGTTATAGGCGGACTGGGGCTTCGgcctgatgtatatatgtgtacGGCGTTGGTTAGGAGTTTATGTGAGTTGAAGGATTTCAAAAGAGCTGAAGAGATGGTGAGTTGGGTTGAAAATGGTGGTTGTGAATTGAATGTTGTTATGTATAATGTCTTGATTAACGGGTTGTGTAAGAATGGGAGAATTTTGCGTGCAGTTGAGATTAAGAATTCGTTGAGCGCCAACGGCTTGGGAGCTGATTCCATTACATACTGCACGCTTATATTGGGTTTTTCTAAAGTGCGTGAGTTTGGGGTTGCAAAGGAGTTAATAAATGAGATGGTGGAGTTGGGGTTTGTTCCCAGTGAGGCTGCTGTGTCGAGTGTTGTTGATGGGATGAGAAGGAATGGTGAGATTGCAGGGGCTTACGACTTGGTTTGTAAAATGGGGAGACTTGGGATAGTGCCTAACTTGTTTGTATACAATGCTTTGATGAATTCTTTGTGTAAAGATGGGAAATTGGATGAAGCAGAGTCACTTTTTGTGAGAATGGAAGAAAGGGGGTTGCTTCCAAATAATATAACTTATTCTGTTATCATAGGCTCGCTTAGCAAATGTGGGAAATTGGATACAGCATCTAGCATCTTGGCCAAAATGCTTAATGCTGGGGTAGAAGTATCCGTGTATCCTTATAATTCTTTGATTAGCGGACAATGCAAGTTGGGAAAATTAAGTGCTGCAGAGTCTTTGTTTAATGAAATGATCAATAAAGGACTGACTCCGACTGTTGTAACCTATACATCGTTGATAGATGGCTACTGCAAGGAAGGAGAAGTTCACAAGGCTTTGAGGATTTATCATGAAATGACTGGAAAAGGAATTTCACCAAATACTTATACCTTCACTGTGCTTATTTCTGGCTTCTGCCATGCAAATCTGATGGGGGAAGCAACTAAGTTATTTAATTTGATGGTGGAAATGAATGTTATTCCTAATGAAGTTACTTATAATGTCTTGATTCAGGGGCACTGCAAGGATGGAAACACAGCAAGGGCCTTTGAGTTGCTTGTTGAGATGGTGAAAAAGGGTCTTTTACCTGATACATATACTTATAGGCCTCTGATAAGTGGCCTTTGTCTGGCAGGTAGAGTAACTGAAGCCAGAGAATTCTTTGACAACATCCATCGGAAGCATTGCAAGCTAAACGAGATGTGCTTTTCTGCCCTTCTGCATGGTTACTGTAAGGAAGGAAGGTTGAAGGATGCACTGAAAGCCTGTCGGGAAATGGTGGAAAGTGGAATACACATGGACCTTATATGTTATGCTGTACTTATATGTGGAACTTTAAAACAGCATGATGCTGATAAATTATTGTGTGTTATGAAGGAGATGCACGACCAGGGATTGAAGCCTGATGATGTAATTTACACAAGCATGATTGATGCATATGGTAAAGCTGGAGATGTAAAGACTGCGTTGGGATATTGGGACATAATG CTCACTAGAGAAGGGTGCATGGTGAAAGCAATGGAACTACACAATGCAATGGTCAGAGGTTCTCTAGCAAACATCGTCACGTACAACATATTAATTCGGGGTTTATGCAAGTTTGGCCAAATTCAAGAAGCTGCTAAGACCTTGGCTGAAATGATAGACAATGGTATTTCACCTGATTGCATTAGCTATTCGACAATCATGCATGAGTACTACAGCAGAAGGGATTTCCAAGGAGCTTTAAGGATATGGGAAGCCATGCTGAATAGGGGTGTAAAACCTGATAGAGTAGCTTATAATATCGTCATATATGGGTGCTGTATCGCTGGTAAGATGGCCAAAGCTTTTCAATTGCTCGATGAAATGAGAAGAGGACGTGTGGAGCGAAAGCAGGCAATAAACTTGATTGGGAAGTTCAGTCCAGTCACATGTGACTAG
- the LOC113709022 gene encoding histone H2B, with product MAPKAEKKPAEKKPAGEKATEEKKTSVAEKAPAEKKPKAGKKLPKEAGAGAGDKKKKRLKKSVETYKIYIFRVLKQVHPDIGISSKAMGIMNSFINDIFEKLAQEASRLARYNKKPTITSREIQTAVRLVLPGELAKHAVSEGTKAVTKFTSS from the coding sequence aTGGCGCCAAAAGCTGAAAAGAAGCCCGCCGAGAAGAAGCCGGCCGGAGAGAAAGCTACGGAGGAGAAGAAGACCAGCGTCGCCGAGAAGGCTCCAGCTGAGAAGAAGCCAAAGGCCGGGAAGAAGCTGCCCAAAGAAGCCGGTGCTGGCGCCGGTGATAAGAAGAAAAAGCGTTTGAAGAAGAGCGTGGAGACCTACAAGATCTACATCTTCAGGGTGCTGAAACAAGTTCACCCAGACATCGGGATCTCCAGTAAGGCCATGGGAATCATGAACAGCTTCATCAACGATATTTTTGAGAAATTGGCTCAGGAAGCCTCCAGGCTTGCTAGGTACAACAAGAAGCCCACCATCACTTCCAGGGAGATTCAGACTGCTGTGAGACTTGTGCTGCCTGGCGAGTTGGCTAAGCATGCCGTGTCCGAGGGGACCAAGGCGGTGACCAAATTTACTAGCTCTTGA
- the LOC113709041 gene encoding actin-depolymerizing factor 2 isoform X3, whose product MANAASGMAVHDDCKLKFLELKAKRTYRFIVFKIEEKQKQVIVEKVGEPGQGYEDFAASLPADECRSPDTSKVRSKMIYASSKDRFKRELDGIQVELQATDPTEMGLDVFKSRAN is encoded by the exons ATG GCTAATGCAGCATCAGGTATGGCTGTGCATGATGattgtaaattaaaatttttggaGTTGAAGGCAAAAAGGACGTACAGATTTATAGTATTCAAGATTGAGGAGAAGCAGAAGCAGGTAATTGTGGAAAAGGTTGGTGAGCCTGGTCAAGGCTACGAGGACTTTGCTGCTAGCCTTCCTGCTGATGAGTGTCG GTCTCCGGATACATCAAAAGTGCGAAGCAAAATGATCTATGCAAGCTCCAAAGACAGGTTTAAGAGGGAATTGGATGGTATCCAGGTAGAGCTGCAAGCAACTGATCCAACTGAAATGGGTCTTGATGTTTTCAAGAGTCGTGCCAACTGA
- the LOC113709041 gene encoding actin-depolymerizing factor 1 isoform X2, whose product MAKRTYRFIVFKIEEKQKQVIVEKVGEPGQGYEDFAASLPADECRYAVFDFDFVTAENCQKSRIFFIAWSPDTSKVRSKMIYASSKDRFKRELDGIQVELQATDPTEMGLDVFKSRAN is encoded by the exons ATG GCAAAAAGGACGTACAGATTTATAGTATTCAAGATTGAGGAGAAGCAGAAGCAGGTAATTGTGGAAAAGGTTGGTGAGCCTGGTCAAGGCTACGAGGACTTTGCTGCTAGCCTTCCTGCTGATGAGTGTCGGTATGCGGTTTTTGATTTCGATTTTGTGACTGCAGAGAATTGCCAAAAGAGCAGGATTTTCTTTATTGCCTG GTCTCCGGATACATCAAAAGTGCGAAGCAAAATGATCTATGCAAGCTCCAAAGACAGGTTTAAGAGGGAATTGGATGGTATCCAGGTAGAGCTGCAAGCAACTGATCCAACTGAAATGGGTCTTGATGTTTTCAAGAGTCGTGCCAACTGA